In one window of Juglans regia cultivar Chandler chromosome 3, Walnut 2.0, whole genome shotgun sequence DNA:
- the LOC109018883 gene encoding premnaspirodiene oxygenase-like yields the protein MLQYSLPLITTFLLLLPLIWLLKRCRRSSKVQKLPSGPRKLPLIGNLHNLFGSLPHHALRELAGKYGPLMHLQLGEVSAVVATSPRIAREFLQTHDLALGKRQEVFAAKTLTYDGSDIVLSPFGDYWRQMRKVCVMELLSAKRVQSFSSLREVEVGNLIESIRLSSGSTINFTEKIYSLTSTIVCKAAFGSKCKDSDVFISLTREAISAAGGFDLPDFFPSQKFLRVITGTRTKVEEIHRKLDKILENIIHEHKENQKSAAISEVEPGQEDLVDYLLRLQQSSGLEVPITAKNIKAVIWDMFAGGTDTSSTTVVWGMLEMMRNPTVLEKAQAEIRQVFRGKKKIHEKDVGNLSYLKLVIQETLRLHPPLPLLIPRECTEPCEIDGYEIPVKTKVIINAWAIARDPVYWNHAESFMPERFAGSSTDFRGNSFEYIPFGAGRRMCPGISFGLANVELPLTQLLYHFDWELPGRTKPEDLDMSETVGAVAARKKPLYLIATAFTPSLDESRG from the exons ATGCTCCAATATTCATTGCCTCTCATCACCactttcctcctcctccttcctttGATTTGGCTCCTAAAGAGATGCAGAAGATCATCCAAAGTTCAGAAATTGCCCTCGGGACCCAGGAAATTACCACTTATTGGGAACTTGCACAACTTGTTTGGATCCCTACCACACCATGCTCTACGGGAACTGGCTGGAAAATATGGACCGCTCATGCACCTGCAACTGGGTGAAGTATCTGCAGTTGTGGCGACATCCCCCAGGATAGCCAGAGAGTTCTTACAGACTCATGACCTCGCCTTGGGGAAGAGGCAAGAAGTTTTTGCTGCCAAGACTTTGACCTATGATGGCTCAGACATTGTCCTTTCTCCATTCGGTGATTACTGGAGGCAAATGCGAAAAGTTTGCGTCATGGAACTCCTGAGTGCCAAGAGGGTCCAATCCTTTTCTTCTCTTCGAGAAGTTGAGGTTGGTAATCTCATCGAGTCCATCCGCTTATCTTCAGGATCAACGATCAATTTTACAgaaaagatttattctttaaCAAGTACCATCGTATGCAAGGCAGCTTTTGGTAGCAAATGCAAAGATTCTGATGTATTTATATCGTTGACTAGGGAAGCAATATCCGCAGCAGGAGGCTTTGACTTGCCCGATTTCTTTCCTTCACAGAAATTTCTTCGTGTGATTACTGGAACGAGAACTAAAGTAGAGGAGATACATCGGAAGCTTGACAAGATCTTGGAGAACATCATCCATGAGCACAAGGAGAACCAGAAGAGTGCAGCTATCAGCGAGGTTGAACCGGGGCAGGAAGATCTTGTTGACTATCTTTTGCGCCTTCAGCAAAGTAGCGGTCTTGAGGTCCCCATTACAGCTAAGAACATAAAGGCTGTCATCTGG GACATGTTTGCTGGCGGAACTGATACTTCATCAACCACAGTTGTTTGGGGTATGTTAGAAATGATGAGGAACCCTACAGTTCTGGAGAAGGCACAAGCTGAGATAAGACAAGTCttcagaggaaagaaaaagatccATGAAAAAGACGTTGGGAATCTAAGTTACTTAAAGTTAGTGATTCAAGAAACTCTGAGGTTACACCCACCTCTTCCCTTGTTAATCCCAAGAGAATGCACAGAGCCATGCGAAATTGATGGATATGAGATACCCGTCAAAACTAAAGTCATCATAAATGCATGGGCAATTGCAAGAGATCCTGTATATTGGAATCATGCTGAGAGTTTCATGCCAGAGAGGTTTGCTGGTAGTTCAACTGATTTCAGAGGGAATAGCTTTGAATATATCCCTTTTGGTGCAGGGAGGAGGATGTGCCCGGGAATATCATTTGGTCTTGCGAATGTTGAACTTCCTCTTACTCAGCTGCTGTATCATTTCGATTGGGAACTCCCAGGCAGGACGAAACCAGAGGATCTGGACATGAGTGAAACCGTTGGTGCTGTTGCCGCGAGGAAAAAGCCCTTGTATTTGATTGCAACTGCATTTACTCCTTCACTTGACGAATCCCGCGGCTGA
- the LOC109018238 gene encoding premnaspirodiene oxygenase-like has product MMLQYYSLALITSLFLLPLIWLLKRFIRSAKVQKLPPGPRKLPLIGNLHNLAGSLPHHALRELARKYGPLMHLQLGEVSAVVASSPRIAREFLKTHDLALGKRQEIFASKTLTYDGSDIIFSPFGDYWRQMRKVCVMELLSAKRVQSFSSLREDEVFNLIESIRSSSGSSINFTEKIYSLTSTIVCKAAFGSKCKDSDVFISLTREAVSAAGGFDLADFFPSQKFLRVITGTGTKLEEMHRKFDKILENIIHEHKENQKSAAISEVEPGQEDLVDYLLRLQQSSGLEVPITAKNIKAVIWDMFAAGTDTSSTTVVWGMSEMMRNPTVLEKAQAEIRKAFRGKEKIHEKDVGNLCYLKLVIQETLRLHPPLPVLIPRECTEPCAIDGYEIPVKTKVIINAWAIARDPVYWNRAESFMPERFAGSSTDFRGNSFEYIPFGAGRRICPGISFGLAYVELPLAQLLYHFDWELPGRTKPEDLDMIETVGAVATRKKPLYLIATAFTPSLDESRG; this is encoded by the exons TACCACTTATTGGGAACTTGCACAACTTGGCTGGATCCCTACCACACCATGCTCTACGAGAACTGGCTAGAAAATATGGACCGCTCATGCACCTGCAACTGGGTGAAGTATCTGCAGTTGTGGCGTCATCCCCAAGGATAGCCAGAGAGTTCTTAAAGACTCATGACCTCGCCTTGGGGAAGAGGCAAGAAATCTTTGCATCTAAGACTTTGACCTATGATGGCTCAGACATTATCTTTTCTCCGTTCGGTGATTATTGGAGGCAAATGCGAAAAGTTTGCGTCATGGAACTCCTGAGTGCCAAGAGGGTCCAATCCTTTTCTTCTCTTCGAGAAGATGAGGTTTTTAATCTCATCGAGTCCATCCGCTCATCTTCAGGATCATCGATCAATTTTACAgaaaagatttattctttaaCAAGTACCATCGTATGCAAGGCAGCTTTTGGTAGCAAATGCAAAGATTCTGATGTATTTATATCGTTGACTAGGGAAGCAGTATCCGCAGCAGGAGGCTTTGACTTGGCCGATTTCTTTCCTTCACAGAAATTTCTTCGTGTGATTACTGGAACGGGAACTAAATTAGAGGAGATGCATCGGAAGTTTGACAAGATCTTGGAGAACATCATCCATGAGCACAAGGAGAACCAGAAGAGTGCAGCAATTAGCGAGGTTGAACCGGGGCAGGAAGATCTTGTTGACTATCTTCTGCGCCTTCAGCAAAGTAGCGGCCTTGAGGTCCCCATTACAGCAAAGAACATAAAGGCTGTCATCTGG GACATGTTTGCTGCCGGAACTGATACTTCATCAACCACAGTTGTTTGGGGTATGTCAGAAATGATGAGGAACCCAACAGTTCTGGAGAAGGCACAGGCTGAGATAAGAAAAGCCTTCagaggaaaggaaaagatccATGAGAAAGACGTTGGGAATCTATGTTACTTAAAATTAGTGATTCAAGAAACTCTGAGGTTACACCCACCTCTTCCCGTGTTAATCCCAAGAGAATGCACAGAGCCATGCGCAATTGATGGATATGAGATACCCGTCAAAACTAAAGTCATCATAAATGCATGGGCAATTGCAAGAGATCCTGTATATTGGAATCGTGCTGAGAGTTTCATGCCAGAGAGGTTTGCTGGTAGTTCAACTGATTTCAGAGGGAATAGCTTTGAATATATCCCTTTTGGTGCAGGGAGGAGGATTTGCCCGGGAATATCATTTGGTCTTGCCTATGTTGAACTTCCTCTTGCTCAACTGCTGTATCATTTCGATTGGGAACTCCCAGGCAGGACGAAACCAGAGGATCTGGACATGATTGAAACCGTTGGTGCTGTTGCCACGAGGAAAAAGCCCTTGTATTTGATTGCAACTGCATTTACTCCTTCACTTGACGAATCCCGCGGCTGA